Sequence from the Sulfuracidifex tepidarius genome:
CAGCTTATTAGAGAAGGCAAAGAATTAGGTGAGGCTACTGACGTCGTATTCAAAGTTAAGAACAGTAAGGAAAAACTCGGTGCAGTAGGACATCTAAGCAAAGGTTTAATAAGCAGAACTACACTGTACATTCAACCCGTACTTCTTGCAATATATCCTTTCATCTAAAGGTGAATTAAAATGAAAGTTCTGATTCTGGGAGCCGGATATGGAGGGCTCACCGTAGCTCACAGATTGAAAGAATACCTAGGAGAGGATATCGAGATAACAGTCGTTTCTAAGAGTAGGTCAATCTATGAGAACACTATATTTCCAGCTATTCTTACTAATGACGTTAAGGTAGAGGATACCGTATTCGACGGACTTGAAGTAATGAGACGAAAAGGAAACCTCTTCGTCGAGGCAGAAGTGAAAGACGTTAATCTGCAGTCAAAGGAAGTGAAGACGAGTAAGGGGACATTCGATTACGATTATCTCGTTTTAGCTTTAGGAGGAGGATATGAAGAGAATTTCAATAAGATAAGCGGGCATGAACACGCTTTCATGCACCATCCATTATCAGACTTCTTAAAAATAAAAGAGAAACTCGCTTCTATGGATGAAATAAACGCAGTGATAGGAAACTATACGGGGAGCCCGATAGAAGGTCCTTCTTATCAACTAGCCCTGATCGTCAGGAACGAAATCAACAGGAGGGGCATTAAAGGAAAGGTTACCTTAGTTACACAGAGCCCCAATGGTGTCTTCGGTATGTTACCCGTTAAGGAAATATCAGAGAGAGCCAATAGACTCTTCGAGGAAAACGGGATAGAGTTGGTGAAGGGTGACTCAATCGTTGAGGTTAGAAAAGATAAGGTGGTTACAAGGAACGGAAAAGAGATAGGCTCCAATTTCGTCTCCATCCTACCCAAACTTTCTGTACCATCACTACTGAGGGAAACTTCGATAGTAAACGAAAGAGGTTATGTAGAGGTAGAGTTTCCCTCATTTAGGACTAAGAGGTTCCACGATGTTTTTGCCATAGGAGATCTAGCCGAAGGTATGATACCAGCTAGAACAGCTAGAGGAGCCATGATTGCTGGGGAGAACGTTTCCTCTACACTGGCTAAAGAAATCAAGGGAGTAGAAAAGCCTCTCTACAAACAAGGAATAATATGCATGTTCCATGGAGGAGAAGTAGCCGGAATGCTCAGGTTTGACGTCAAAGATAAGCCTCATGTGAGCCTCTTAGTTAACCCTGTTTTCAGTAAGCTAAAAATTATGTATAGCAGAATGTTAGTTGCCACAGGATTTAACGTACCTTATCACGCTGCACCTTTCTTTTAACATATAATCCAGAAATAACATGATGTAAGTCTTACATCACTCTACACATGATGTATACAAATCATGGACATTACTAACACCGAAGATAAGAAAATCTAAAGCTTTAAGTTAGTCCCACCTTATTCAATAAAAATCTCTACATTTAGGATAACTCATGTAGAGATAACAACAAACCTCTTATATCAAATACAATCACTAAAATATTAGAACTATGAAAACAAGTCAGTTATGACTAATAAAATGCCTCTCCTTTTGCTAGCTTGTTAAAAAGATAGCCTATCTCCTCAAGCTTCACCGTTTCGTGCTCTGACGGTCTTGGAACGGAAGCCAGGAATATTCCGTAGTCCTCTAGAGTATTACCTTTAGGTTCTCCGTAAGGTGAGAACAAAATAAAGTCGTCAGCCTTGCTTAGAACCTTCCCTATGAAAGAGTCTACTTTAGAATAGAGTGAACATTTATCCTCTTTAGTTAGTAACTTTTCGAAGGAAATAATACTAGCTATTACAGGCTTGCTTTTGGCTTTCTCAAGTATAGCGTCAGCAACTGCCTTGGTCTCTTCCTCTATATTTACATCTTCTGAGAACGAGAAACTTACCTCGCCTAAGCTTGGATTGGTTATAGGGATATTGACTGGAACAGCACCAGTCTGCTCTATAAGCGGAACAGTTTCTGGCTTGACGCCTGCCATGAAGGTTTGAGGTATTTCCTTGAAGCCCAAAACCTTGGCCCACGCTGCGAAGGGTTTCTTAAGATCTTTGTTTACAACTACTCCTCTGTAAGTGCTGCCGAATAGGGTACCTAGAACTCTAGGATTACACTTCAGGAAACTGCTATAACTGAGACTGTCTACTCCCAGAAGAATTGGTTTCATTACATTCCACCTAAGATTAGCTTCAACTTCCTCTCGATCTCCTCACGAGGAACTGCTCCTACTACTTCGTCTACCGGCTCTCCATCCTTGAAGAATAGAATAGTCGGCAAGCTGAATACACCATACCTTCCAGCAATGTCAGGGCTCTCGTCCGAGTTAAGCTTTCCGAAGCCCACTTGAGGATAGTCTGATGCTAATTCCTCCACAATTGGAGCCAACATTAAACAAGGAGCACACCATTCAGCCCAGAAATCAACGACAGCTACCTTATGTCCTTTAATGAACGCATCAAAGCTATTTGTATCCAGATGTTCAACCTCACCTTTAGCCTTGCTTGAAATATCTTTTATCTTTTCGTTGAGTAATTTCTCCAGTTCTGGATCCTTTTCTTCCTGCGTCATATCATACCTTAATCACCATAGCATTATAAAGTTTTAATGAATTGAGATAATTATACCTTAAAACGTGAAATATAAACAAATTTCAAAATATAAGGAAACATAGACGGGAGCATTGCTTAATATTTGATAGAGGTAGCAGAATAATATTATGTACAAACTCGCAGTAATAGGAGGAGGCGTAACTGGGTTATGGGCAGCATTCATGGGAGGAGATAACACAGTAGTGCTAGAAAAGGAAAAGACCGTAGGGAGCAACTCCCTTTCTAGCCTTTGGTCTATAATGCCTCCCCTATGCGGAGACATGGAGGAGGAATGCATAAGAGCAGAAAAGGATTACCAAGATATTTGTTCAGATTTAGGTATTTTTTGTAAAGATACACATATTCTGAAGCTAGATGGGTTTACGGGAAAAGGAAGGCAGATAGAAAAGAACGAAATCAGAACTTTCGAACCTCAGATCAATGCTGAACACGCTGAGTTATTTGAAAATGGTATGTTCATAGAAGGAAATGAGTTCTTCACAAGAATGGAAGACAGCTTGAACATAGACAAGGGGACAGTAGTTACAAAGGTAAACTCTGAAGGAAATTTCATCAAGTCACTAGAGACAAATAAAGGTGAGATAAAGGCTGAAAAATACATCTTCGCAACGGGTTACCTCACTAAGGCACTTCTAGACCTGGATGTCTCGCTTTTTAAAGGCCATCTGATCAAGACAAGACGAATAGGGCTTAACGGAATTGTGATCTACAAAGGTAGAATAGCAGTAGAAGGGAGAGAATTGTACCTGAATGGTGATTCCACGAAGACTGATGATACATCAGTTAACTATGAATCTGTAAATGAGACAATATCAATTTTTTCAAGTATACTTAGAATTGATGTACAAAACTTGACAGTCTCCACTGGTTTCAGGACAGTCTCAAGTGACGGAAGACCATTGGTTAGAAAAGTGTTCGAGAACGGTGTGGCAATCACCGGGTTTAAATTCGGCTTTGCCCTAGCGCCCGTGCTGGCTAGAGAGGGAGTGAAGCTACTAAACATAAGGTGATCTAATGGTAGAAATCGGGATTTCACTACAAGACCAAGTGGGAAAGACTGTCAAGAAATTAGGCTACTCTTTCCTGGAACTTGAGGGAGACGTAACGGAGTTTAAATACGATGGGAATGAACCTCTGATAGTTTTATGCAGGCATGAAAGCTCATCTGGTAAACCTTCCTTGACAGTTCATTACCCAGGAAACCCGTCCGAAAAGACGATGGGAGGACGACCTGAAACTCTCGGTTTTTCATACCCAAGTTTAGGGACATCAATATACAAGGAGATTGTCAAGATTGATTACGAAATTGATAAGGTATTCGAGGCCACTCATCACGGACCTACGATCGATATTCCCGTGGTATTCGTTGAGGTAGGAAGTTCAGAAGAGATGTGGAAAAACGAGACCCTTGTGAAGAGTCTGGTAGAAGCAGTCCTCAGGGGGATAGAAAACATGAAAACGTGCGAGGAAGTAGTTGTTGGCCTTGGAGGACCACACTACGCATACCAATTTTCTTCTATTACAAAAGATTCTTGTCTAGGCCACGTGATCTCCAAGCATTATGTGAAATCCATAAAGGACGACGTAATAAGACAGTCAGTCCTCAGGTCTAGAGATAAGACTACTAAGGTGATCTTTAACGACTTAAGCCAAAAATTAAGGTCTAAAATCCAGGAATCATTGAGCGATTTGAACCTTATCTTTGAGCTTATCTAGGGCTTGTTGAGTCAAGAATGGAGTTCCTATAGTCAAAATCTTACATTCATCCTCGCAACTGATCGTAGTGAGGCTAGCGTTAGGGATCTTTATTCCCCAAGCAGAAACGTCGTCCATGTCAAGTAAGTCGGAGATCACAGCCCTTATGGGGTCAGAGTGGCTTACAGCTATTATCACTCCTTCTTCAGTTTTCCTAAGATCACTAACGAACTCCATCATCCTTTTCCTCAGAAGATCCCAGTTTTCGATCCCTTTTATTTCTATTTCTTTTCTAATTAATTTAAGTTTCCAATGCTCACTTGGCTCAAATTGCTTATTATTCAACTCTCCTAAATATCTTTCCTTTAACCTGTCGTCTACAATAGGTATTAATCCCGTGACTTCACCTACTATCGTTGCAGTCTGGTAAGCTCTCAATATCGGGCTTGTGAATATCTTCTTCGGAGAGAGTCTTGCGACCTCTCTCCCAGCCCTTTTAGCCTGTTCCCTTCCTTCATCGGTCAGGGGATAGACGTTCAAGTCGTGACTAAGTATCCTATTAACATTAGATACGCTCTGCCCGTGCCGTATCATCACAATAATTAATCCCATGTTCCACACTAACTTTTAGCAGTACATATATTTATAACTTTAAATATCATGAAAGGCGAAATATCATGTGATCTTCTTCAGGAAGAAAGAAAAGACAGGGGATAAAGATAGTGGTAAACCGATAAAGTTGCTGTTTTCCTCTGATCTTCATGCTTCCTATGTTGTGTACAGGAAATTTCTTAACGCAGGTAAAATGTACTCTGTTGACGTGCTAGTCATAGGCGGAGACCTCGCAGGAAAAAGCCTCAAACCTATAGTGGATCTAGGAAACAACAAATACGAAATAGACGGAGTTACCTACGACGAGCAGGGAGTGAACAAAATGAAGAAGGACATGGAGAACCTGGGAATATATTACGTTGTCATGAGCAAGGAGGAACTGGAAGACGCTAAGGCAAATCCGAAGAAACAGGACGAATATTTCAAGTTAGCCATAACTAGGACTCTCAGAGAATGGATAGGAATAGCAGAGGAGAAATACAAGGGGCTAGACGTTCCGATTTTCGTTAATTTAGGCAACGACGATCCAGAATACATGTTCGATGTGCTGAAGGAAGGAGAGAGATTCAAGGTAGGCGAGAAGGAGATCTTTGACCTTCACGGACACGAATTCTTCTCCTATGGATACGTGAACCCCACACCTTGGCATACTTTCAGGGAGAAGACGGAGGAGGAGATCTACAAGGAATTAAAACAGATCACGGATAAACTCACAAATCCCCATTCTGCAATATATAACATACATGCACCCCCTTACATGACAAACTTGGACAATGCCCCTCTCCTTGATGATAACCTGAGACCCATAGTTAAAGGAGGAGAAATACAGCTAACCCACGTAGGCTCTACCTCTATAAGGAAGATAATAGAGGAGACTTCTCCTCTGATAGGGCTACACGGCCACGTTCACGAATCGAGAGGTTTCGATAGGATTGGTGGGTCTCTGGTTCTCAACCCGGGAAGCGAGTATAACTCTGGAATATTGCATAGTTACCTTGTTATTATAAAGCCTGATGAAGTTCAGGCATACCAGTTTATTTCTGGTTAAAGCTTTTTAATAAAATAAAACTTTAATTTGGCATAAGCTTATTCTATCCTTATGATAATAGAGACAATAAAGGTAGCAAATAAGAATCCTATCTTCATCAGCAGAAATTCCACTATAAGGGAGGCTGCTAAGAAAATGAGGGAAAACAACATAAGCTCTTTGATAGTAGAAGGGGAGAACCACGAAGTTATTGGTATACTGACTGAAAGGGACATCACGAGAGCTGTAGGGAACAGAGACGTAGATAAGCCAGTAGAATCTTACTCTACAAAACAGTTGAAAGGAATCGTAGAAGATGCGCCCATAGAGGACGCTTTATTAATAATGGTAGAGAACGGAATAAGACATCTACCAGTAATGGATAAGGATACAGGTAAAATAAAGGGAATAACTTCTATCAGGGATCTAGTGAACTCCATTTTAGATACCCACTTCCTTCAGTACGGAAAGAGGGCAGATGAAGTAAAGACGAGCGGAGTGACTTGTCCTGTCTGTGGAGCTGAAATAGACGAATACGGTTATTGTAATTGTGGTACTGGTTCAGGCTAATACAGTCGGATTACTTTTTTTAAGGTAGCTACTTTCTTCTATTTATGATAATATTTTATGCCATAGGGGAAAGAGAACGTGCAAAGGAGCTAGTCAGAATAATAACTAAGACCAGATGGAAAACTATTTCAAAACACTCAATAAAAATATCGAGTTCTTCAATAGGTCCTTCCATGGTTATTTTTAAGCCTACCATGGCTGGGCTGGCTGTTGCGTTATGGCTGAAACAGAGAGCTGAAGAACTAGGCATGACTGCAGCAGTAGGATGGTTTTCCTCGATAGATAGCGTTCCAGAACAAGTTCAAGATGCAGTAAAAACTGATTTAAATAAAATTCTCATGAAGAGGCTCGAAGTTCCTTGGTCGCCTTCCTAACATTAATTTTTTCGCTACTTCTCGTTACTATAACGTATTCTGATATCCCTTTCAATACGTTCAGCAGTTTCTCGTAACGTTTTTGATCGAAAGTCATTGCAGATTCGTCTATGATGAAGTAAGGCGTTGTGAAGTAACTCTTCAGTGAGCTAAGTATCAAGATTAATGCTATTGTTGTTCTTTCAGATGAGGAAAGCTTCTTTATGTCAAGTTTAGCGTTGTTTCTTCTCACTACTAGCTTGTTGTCGTCCGTGACCTCTGCTGTGAGGTTAAACTCCATCTCTTTAAGTATTGAGTTAGATATCTTCATGAATTCCTCTTTAGCTAACCTGAGCCTCTTAAGAAAATCAATGTTATATTCCTCTACTTTTTCACTTAAATGCTGAATTTCCCTTTCTTTCTGGGATATTTTCTCTGCTATAAGAGTCGGTATGCCCAAATTCTGCAAGTCGTAAATAATGTCGCTTCTCTGCTTCTTCAACTGGTTGATCTTCTCATCGATTGGAGAAAGCCTCATCCCCGCTATACCTTCCCCTGTCCTGTTGAACTTCTCCTCCATCTCTCTTTTCTGTCTCTCAAGGTCTTGGATTTGAAACTGAAGGGTCTCCATTTTAGTTTTCAACGCTTCGTAGGAGCTCTTAAGCTGTTCGATGTCGTTCTGGACTCTGTCGAAATCTTTTAATTTCATCTCTAAATCCTGTTTTTTATTGTTTAAATTTAATATTTCATTACGTAATGACTCAAGAGCATTGGTTTTAGAGGACAACTCCTTAGAGATGACTTGAGACCTGGATTTCCACGTTTCAGGATCCACATGGCTCCCACAGACATAGCAGGAAGAAGCATGACGTTGGTCGGCTTCCTTTATCTCCTCTGAAACTCTCTCTAAGACCTTCAGTTCTATTTCTAGCTCGGACCTCTTCGAGGTAAGACTCCTCAGTTCCTCTTCTATTCTCTTTAGCTCTTTCTCAATTTCTTGCTTCGTATCTATCTTCACTTTCGATTCCTTCTCTTTTATCTCCTCCTCGGTTTTCTCTAACTTTTGTTTAGTTTTTTCCAATTCCTCTCTTTTAACGTTTATCTTACTATTTATTTCGTCTAACTTGTTCTGCCTAGTGATGGATATAGTCTGGACTGTATTAGATATTATAGCTGACCCGGTTTCCTTCTCTTTCTCTAATTTCTCTATCTGTCTATCAATTGATACGAGCCTTTGCTGAAGCTCTATAGCTATATTGTAA
This genomic interval carries:
- a CDS encoding NAD(P)/FAD-dependent oxidoreductase gives rise to the protein MKVLILGAGYGGLTVAHRLKEYLGEDIEITVVSKSRSIYENTIFPAILTNDVKVEDTVFDGLEVMRRKGNLFVEAEVKDVNLQSKEVKTSKGTFDYDYLVLALGGGYEENFNKISGHEHAFMHHPLSDFLKIKEKLASMDEINAVIGNYTGSPIEGPSYQLALIVRNEINRRGIKGKVTLVTQSPNGVFGMLPVKEISERANRLFEENGIELVKGDSIVEVRKDKVVTRNGKEIGSNFVSILPKLSVPSLLRETSIVNERGYVEVEFPSFRTKRFHDVFAIGDLAEGMIPARTARGAMIAGENVSSTLAKEIKGVEKPLYKQGIICMFHGGEVAGMLRFDVKDKPHVSLLVNPVFSKLKIMYSRMLVATGFNVPYHAAPFF
- the trxA gene encoding thioredoxin, translated to MTQEEKDPELEKLLNEKIKDISSKAKGEVEHLDTNSFDAFIKGHKVAVVDFWAEWCAPCLMLAPIVEELASDYPQVGFGKLNSDESPDIAGRYGVFSLPTILFFKDGEPVDEVVGAVPREEIERKLKLILGGM
- a CDS encoding NAD(P)/FAD-dependent oxidoreductase; the encoded protein is MYKLAVIGGGVTGLWAAFMGGDNTVVLEKEKTVGSNSLSSLWSIMPPLCGDMEEECIRAEKDYQDICSDLGIFCKDTHILKLDGFTGKGRQIEKNEIRTFEPQINAEHAELFENGMFIEGNEFFTRMEDSLNIDKGTVVTKVNSEGNFIKSLETNKGEIKAEKYIFATGYLTKALLDLDVSLFKGHLIKTRRIGLNGIVIYKGRIAVEGRELYLNGDSTKTDDTSVNYESVNETISIFSSILRIDVQNLTVSTGFRTVSSDGRPLVRKVFENGVAITGFKFGFALAPVLAREGVKLLNIR
- a CDS encoding D-aminoacyl-tRNA deacylase; this translates as MVEIGISLQDQVGKTVKKLGYSFLELEGDVTEFKYDGNEPLIVLCRHESSSGKPSLTVHYPGNPSEKTMGGRPETLGFSYPSLGTSIYKEIVKIDYEIDKVFEATHHGPTIDIPVVFVEVGSSEEMWKNETLVKSLVEAVLRGIENMKTCEEVVVGLGGPHYAYQFSSITKDSCLGHVISKHYVKSIKDDVIRQSVLRSRDKTTKVIFNDLSQKLRSKIQESLSDLNLIFELI
- a CDS encoding 2,3-diphosphoglycerate-dependent phosphoglycerate mutase, whose product is MGLIIVMIRHGQSVSNVNRILSHDLNVYPLTDEGREQAKRAGREVARLSPKKIFTSPILRAYQTATIVGEVTGLIPIVDDRLKERYLGELNNKQFEPSEHWKLKLIRKEIEIKGIENWDLLRKRMMEFVSDLRKTEEGVIIAVSHSDPIRAVISDLLDMDDVSAWGIKIPNASLTTISCEDECKILTIGTPFLTQQALDKLKDKVQIAQ
- a CDS encoding metallophosphoesterase family protein, whose amino-acid sequence is MIFFRKKEKTGDKDSGKPIKLLFSSDLHASYVVYRKFLNAGKMYSVDVLVIGGDLAGKSLKPIVDLGNNKYEIDGVTYDEQGVNKMKKDMENLGIYYVVMSKEELEDAKANPKKQDEYFKLAITRTLREWIGIAEEKYKGLDVPIFVNLGNDDPEYMFDVLKEGERFKVGEKEIFDLHGHEFFSYGYVNPTPWHTFREKTEEEIYKELKQITDKLTNPHSAIYNIHAPPYMTNLDNAPLLDDNLRPIVKGGEIQLTHVGSTSIRKIIEETSPLIGLHGHVHESRGFDRIGGSLVLNPGSEYNSGILHSYLVIIKPDEVQAYQFISG
- a CDS encoding CBS domain-containing protein, producing MIIETIKVANKNPIFISRNSTIREAAKKMRENNISSLIVEGENHEVIGILTERDITRAVGNRDVDKPVESYSTKQLKGIVEDAPIEDALLIMVENGIRHLPVMDKDTGKIKGITSIRDLVNSILDTHFLQYGKRADEVKTSGVTCPVCGAEIDEYGYCNCGTGSG
- a CDS encoding archaea-specific SMC-related protein, encoding MKLRVSNIGGITEPLELEIAPGVTSYEAPNAYGKTSLSKALISLLTSAVKAEDLLNVFSDSAEIELMDGSKTYYRRMKRIKGNIIEEKQLIMDDDRALLLSYFSPENKLLVQILAGEDNVEWFISTTSKINEIKAKKEELEKLLQDAKNSRDEMQKNYNIAIELQQRLVSIDRQIEKLEKEKETGSAIISNTVQTISITRQNKLDEINSKINVKREELEKTKQKLEKTEEEIKEKESKVKIDTKQEIEKELKRIEEELRSLTSKRSELEIELKVLERVSEEIKEADQRHASSCYVCGSHVDPETWKSRSQVISKELSSKTNALESLRNEILNLNNKKQDLEMKLKDFDRVQNDIEQLKSSYEALKTKMETLQFQIQDLERQKREMEEKFNRTGEGIAGMRLSPIDEKINQLKKQRSDIIYDLQNLGIPTLIAEKISQKEREIQHLSEKVEEYNIDFLKRLRLAKEEFMKISNSILKEMEFNLTAEVTDDNKLVVRRNNAKLDIKKLSSSERTTIALILILSSLKSYFTTPYFIIDESAMTFDQKRYEKLLNVLKGISEYVIVTRSSEKINVRKATKELRASS